In Malus sylvestris chromosome 16, drMalSylv7.2, whole genome shotgun sequence, the following are encoded in one genomic region:
- the LOC126606625 gene encoding DNA-directed RNA polymerase 1, mitochondrial-like: MWRNFAKKVASRKANPSSQFHLGSATSSSVKFSQESSFIKKTRHFEARNCVNSRLLVMGFRKIGDTASQKDELGRCSLLNPSYFHGVSGFCSYARGYASAAEAIASTDGDEESSGSEEIQELLEDLIRENNKVESHFKQPKKVVAGIGVGKYNVLRKRQIKLETEAWEEAANEYQELLVDMCEQKLAPNLPYIKSLFLGWFEPLRNAIAEDQEACRQPHNRVSHAPYIDLLPADKMAVITMHKLMGLLMTNNGGVGSVRVVQAACAIGEAIENEVRIHRFLDKTKKKKNPTDKKPEDESDPVIIEQEQLSISEQEKLTKEQERLRKKVNKLIKKQKMKQVREIVKEQEDLKPWGQEAHVKVGCRLIQLLMDTAYIQPPVDQSGDDPLDIRPAFVHVLKTITKDTQKTSRRYGVIECDPLVRKGMEKSARHMVIPYMPMLVPPINWTGYDRGAYLFLPSYVMRTHGAKQQRQVVKRTPRMQLEPVFEALDTLGSTKWRVNKRVLGVIDRIWASGGRLADLVDREDVPLPEEPDTEDETEIKKWKWKVKAAKKENSERHSQRCDIELKLAVSRKMKDEEGFYYPHNLDFRGRAYPMHPYLNHLGSDMCRGILEFAEGRRLGKSGLQWLKIHLANLYAGGVDKLSFDERVAFTENHVDEIFDSAVRPLEGRRWWLGAEDPFQCLAACINLYEALRSPSPETTISYMPVHQDGSCNGLQHYAALGRDKLGAAAVNLVGGEKPADVYSGIATRVLDIMRSDAEKDPATNPNALHARLLINQVDRKLVKQTVMTSVYGVTYVGARDQIKRRLKERNNIADDSALFAASCYAARTTLTALGEMFEAARSIMSWLGECAKVIASENHPVQWTTPLGLPVVQPYRQLGRHLIKTSLQVLTLQRETDKVMVKRQRTAFPPNFVHSLDGSHMMMTAVACKKAGLNFAGVHDSYWTHACDVDEMNRILREKFVELYDAPILENLLEGFQESFPNMTFPPLPDRGDFDLRDVLESPYFFN; the protein is encoded by the exons ATGTGGAGAAACTTCGCCAAAAAGGTTGCTTCCAGAAAGGCAAATCCTTCCTCACAGTTTCATTTGGGTTCTGCTACTTCTTCTTCAGTGAAATTTTCTCAAGAATCCAGCTTTATCAAGAAAACCAGGCATTTCGAGGCCCGGAATTGTGTAAACAGTCGGTTATTGGTGATGGGTTTTCGAAAAATTGGCGATACAGCTTCCCAGAAGGACGAATTGGGCAGATGCAGTTTGCTGAATCCGAGTTACTTTCATGGCGTTTCTGGGTTTTGTAGCTATGCCAGAGGCTATGCCAGTGCTGCCGAGGCCATTGCGTCGACGGATGGGGATGAGGAGTCGTCGGGGTCTGAAGAAATTCAGGAATTGTTGGAGGATTTGATCAGAGAGAACAACAAGGTGGAGTCCCATTTCAAGCAGCCGAAGAAAGTGGTTGCTGGTATAGGAGTAGGAAAGTACAATGTCCTCCGGAAGAGGCAAATAAAGCTGGAGACCGAGGCGTGGGAAGAGGCGGCGAACGAGTACCAAGAGCTTTTAGTGGACATGTGCGAGCAGAAGCTTGCACCCAATTTGCCATACATTAAGTCATTGTTTCTTGGTTGGTTTGAGCCTTTACGAAACGCCATTGCTGAGGACCAAGAGGCCTGCAGGCAACCGCACAATAGAGTCAGTCATGCTCCGTATATTGATCTCTTACCGGCCGATAAGATGGCTGTTATTACAATGCACAAGTTGATGGGGCTGTTGATGACAAATAATGGCGGAGTCGGGAGTGTCAGGGTAGTCCAAGCTGCTTGTGCGATAGGTGAAGCCATTGAGAATGAG GTTAGGATACACAGGTTTTTGGAtaagacaaagaagaagaagaaccctaCTGACAAGAAGCCTGAAGATGAATCTGATCCTGTGATCATTGAACAAGAGCAACTGTCAATCAGCGAGCAAGAGAAACTGACGAAAGAACAGGAGAGACTTAGGAAAAAGGTTAACAAACTGATAAAAAAGCAGAAAATGAAGCAAGTAAGGGAGATTGTGAAGGAACAAGAAGACTTAAAGCCATGGGGTCAGGAAGCCCATGTTAAG GTTGGCTGTCGATTGATTCAGTTGTTGATGGACACAGCTTATATACAACCTCCAGTTGATCAATCAGGAGATGATCCACTTGATATACGCCCCGCATTTGTACATGTCCTTAAGACTATCACTAAAGACACACA GAAGACTAGTAGGAGATATGGTGTTATAGAATGCGACCCATTAGTTCGCAAAGGCATGGAGAAATCT GCAAGGCACATGGTCATTCCTTATATGCCTATGTTGGTACCCCCTATCAACTGGACAGG GTATGACAGAGGAGCATATTTATTCTTACCATCCTATGTTATGCGAACTCATGGAGCGAAACAACAACGCCAAGTTGTTAAAAGGACTCCTAGGATGCAATTAGAACCTGTTTTTGAG GCCCTGGATACTCTTGGAAGTACCAAATGGAGGGTGAACAAACGGGTACTTGGTGTAATAGACAGGATATGGGCTAGTGGAGGCCGTCTTGCTGACTTGGTTGACCGTGAAGAT GTTCCTTTGCCTGAAGAACCAGACACAGAAGATGAgacagaaataaaaaaatggaagtGGAAAGTTAAAGCTGCAAAGAAGGAGAATAGTGAGAGACACTCACAGCGGTGTGACATAGAACTCAAACTTGCT GTATCTCGAAAAATGAAGGATGAAGAAGGCTTCTACTACCCGCACAACCTTGATTTCCGTGGTCGTGCTTACCCCATGCACCCATATCTAAACCATCTTGGTTCTGATATGTGCCGAGGCATCCTGGAGTTTGCAGAGGGACGGCGTCTTGGAAAGTCAGGCTTACAGTGGTTGAAGATACATTTGGCAAATTTATATGCTGGTGGCGTGGACAAACTCTCCTTTGATGAGCGAGTAGCGTTTACTGAGAATCATGTGGATGAAATTTTTGATTCGGCAGTCAGACCTCTTGAAGGGAGGCGCTGGTGGTTGGGTGCTGAGGATCCTTTCCAATGCTTGGCAGCATGTATTAATCTCTATGAAGCATTGAGAAGCCCCTCTCCAGAGACTACCATTTCATATATGCCTGTCCACCAG GATGGTTCATGTAATGGTTTACAACATTATGCTGCTCTTGGAAGGGACAAG cttggAGCTGCTGCTGTTAATCTTGTGGGGGGAGAGAAACCTGCAGATGTTTACTCAGGAATTGCCACCAG GGTACTCGATATAATGCGGAGCGATGCAGAGAAAGATCCTGCCACTAATCCAAATGCATTGCATGCTAGGCTGTTAATTAATCAG GTGGATCGTAAATTGGTGAAGCAAACAGTTATGACGTCTGTATATGGTGTTACTTATGTTGGTGCACGTGATCAAATTAAGAGGAGATTAAAAGAGCGTAATAACATAGCTGATGACTCGGCGCTTTTTGCTGCATCTTGCTATGCTGCAAGG ACCACCTTGACTGCACTAGGCGAGATGTTTGAAGCTGCAAGAAGTATTATGAGTTGGCTCGGTGAATGTGCAAAG GTGATAGCTTCGGAGAATCATCCTGTTCAGTGGACCACTCCCCTTGGACTTCCCGTTGTACAACCCTACCGACAATTAGGAAGGCATCTG ATTAAGACTTCCCTTCAGGTGTTGACGTTACAAAGAGAAACTGACAAGGTCATGGTTAAACGGCAGAGGACAGCCTTTCCCCCAAATTTTGTGCACTCCCTTGACGGTTCCcacatgatgatgactgctgTTGCCTGCAAGAAAGCAGGCTTAAATTTTGCAG GAGTGCACGATTCATATTGGACGCATGCGTGTGATGTTGACGAAATGAATAGGATACTAAGGGAGAAGTTTGTTGAACTCTACGACGCACCGATACTGGAGAAT TTATTGGAGGGCTTTCAAGAGTCTTTCCCCAACATGACTTTTCCCCCTTTGCCAGATCGTGGAGACTTCGATCTCAGAGATGTTCTTGAATCTCCCTATTTCTTCAACTAG
- the LOC126608496 gene encoding transcription factor bHLH49-like isoform X1 — protein sequence MDMGEQDKFELENRNDDPMNFSPGITPDWRFGGSNLTNTSTGLVATGNSMAVSKGDLVGSSSRPSASMAESFNPTLWDHPTSAQDLGFCDMNVQTSASTSDSLGIRKGIPASLRSGIDRALDMCWNPPNSMLKGGMFLPNGPGVLPQSLSQFPADSAFIERAARFSCFNGGNFSDMVNPFGVPESMSMYSKGGGLMPWTQELVAGNGSKGVPGVHSQRNELNGDVSLPMEQGTTEGSPLKNEKKSESLAKSHDEARHAIGGSGNESDEADSSGGGGAGQEEPSMLEGAKPSSKGFKKRKRSSRQANELDQANAQQPGESAMDITEFQDKGEQQPASTPNKTTGKQGKQGSQASDPPKEEYIHVRARRGQATNSHSLAERVRREKISERMKFLQDLVPGCSKVTGKAVMLDEIINYVQSLQRQVEFLSMKLATVNPRLDFNIEGLLAKDILQSRIGPSSTLGFSPDMPMVYPQLHPSQPGLIQAGLPGTGSSSDLLRSAMGSQMTQMTGGFKEPSQPQLPNVWEDELHNVVQMSYGGSTPPSSQDVDGPTPPGQMKVEL from the exons ATGGATATGGGTGAGCAAGATAAATTTGAATTAGAGAATAGGAATGATGATCCTATGAATTTTTCTCCTGGGATTACACCAGACTGGAGATTTGGTGGCTCCAATCTCACAAATACATCCACGGGGTTAGTTGCCACTGGAAATTCTATGGCAGTTAGTAAGGGGGATCTAGTTGGTTCTTCTTCTCGGCCCTCGGCTTCAATGGCGGAATCGTTTAACCCGACACTTTGGGATCACCCAACCAGTGCACAAGACCTGGGGTTTTGTGACATGAACGTTCAGACCAGTGCAAGCACTTCAGACTCATTGGGAATTAGGAAAGGCATTCCTGCCTCTTTGAGAAGTGGTATTGATAGAGCACTTGATATGTGCTGGAATCCACCGAATTCGATGTTGAAAGGGGGAATGTTCTTGCCAAATGGGCCTGGAGTGCTCCCACAGAGTTTGTCTCAGTTTCCAGCCGATTCTGCGTTCATTGAGCGTGCTGCGAGGTTCTCGTGCTTCAATGGCGGGAATTTTAGTGATATGGTCAACCCTTTTGGTGTCCCTGAATCCATGAGTATGTATTCTAAGGGTGGGGGATTGATGCCGTGGACACAAGAACTTGTAGCCGGTAATGGGTCGAAAGGAGTTCCCGGCGTCCATTCTCAAAGGAATGAGCTAAATGGGGATGTTTCTTTGCCTATGGAGCAAGGGACTACTGAAGGGAGCCCACTGAAGAATGAGAAGAAAAGTGAGAGCCTTGCGAAATCTCATGATGAAGCAAGACACGCTATTGGCGGGTCTGGTAACGAGTCCGATGAAGCTGATTCCAGCGGTGGTGGCGGTGCTGGTCAAGAAGAACCATCTATGCTGGAGGGTGCAAAACCATCTTCTAAGGGCtttaagaaaaggaaaaggagtAGTAGGCAG GCTAATGAGCTTGATCAAGCCAATGCACAACAACCCGGTGAATCGGCAATGGATATTACTGAATTTCAAGATAAGGGAGAGCAACAACCAGCTTCAACTCCCAACAAGACTACTGGAAAACAGGGGAAACAAGGGTCTCAAGCATCTGATCCACCGAAAGAAGAATATATTCATGTTAGAGCACGAAGAGGCCAGGCAACAAATAGTCATAGTCTTGCAGAAAGA GTCCGAAGGGAGAAAATCAGTGAGAGGATGAAGTTTCTTCAAGATCTTGTGCCTGGATGCAGCAAG GTAACTGGGAAGGCAGTGATGCTGGACGAAATCATTAACTACGTACAGTCATTGCAACGGCAGGTTGAG TTTTTGTCAATGAAGCTTGCTACGGTGAATCCGCGACTTGATTTTAACATTGAAGGCCTCCTTGCAAAAGAT ATCCTTCAGTCACGGATCGGACCTTCATCTACGTTGGGGTTTTCTCCGGATATGCCTATGGTTTATCCTCAACTACATCCATCTCAACCGGGACTTATCCAAGCTGGCCTTCCTGGGACGGGGAGCTCTTCTGATCTACTTCGGAGTGCCATGGGTTCCCAAATGACACAAATGAccggaggattcaaggagcctTCTCAG CCACAGCTACCAAATGTGTGGGAGGATGAGCTCCACAACGTTGTCCAGATGAGCTATGGAGGCAGTACTCCTCCGAGTAGCCAAGATGTGGATG GACCAACGCCACCGGGCCAGATGAAAGTTGAACTTTGA
- the LOC126606627 gene encoding amino acid transporter AVT6A-like, with product MTTDSKNPRNPTKWKQPTNEDSPLLPRRTDQDDEPAAGEFNGASFTGAVFNLSTTIIGAGIMALPATMKVLGLGVGIGMIVFVAVLTEASVEMLLRFSRVGKATTFGGVMGDAFGKAGKVVFQLCILVNNLGTLIVYMIIIGDVLSGTSSTGVHHAGVLEGWFGEHWWNGRTFVLLVATIFVFAPLASLKRIDSLRYTSALAVALAIVFLVITAGIVVTKLFYGGISMPRLLPNVSDIASVWNLFTVVPVLVTAFICHFNVHTIDNELGDTSLIQPIVKTSLALCSTVYILTSFFGFLLFGDSTLDDVLANFDTNLGIPYSFLLNDIVRISYALHLMLVFPVIFHPLRLNLDDLLFPSSRPLVSDNCRFTLSTIGLISLVFLGANFIPSIWDVFQFSGATATVCIGFIFPAAIALRDKHGIATTKDKVLSVFMICLAVFANLIAIYSNATALFKEKV from the exons ATGACCACTGACAGCAAAAATCCCAGGAATCCAACAAAATGGAAGCAACCTACGAACGAGGATTCTCCGCTGCTACCAAGGCGGACGGACCAAGATGATGAGCCGGCAGCGGGGGAGTTTAATGGGGCATCTTTCACCGGCGCGGTGTTTAATCTGTCGACCACCATTATTGGCGCCGGGATTATGGCGCTGCCGGCCACCATGAAAGTGTTGGGACTCGGCGTTGGGATTGGGATGATCGTGTTTGTGGCGGTTCTGACGGAGGCGTCGGTGGAGATGCTGCTGAGGTTCAGTAGGGTCGGGAAGGCTACGACTTTTGGAGGGGTGATGGGGGATGCTTTTGGGAAAGCTGGGAAAGTTGTGTTTCAGCTGTGCATCTTGGTTAACAATCTTGGAACCCTCATCGTCTACATGATCATCATTG GTGACGTGCTTTCCGGAACTTCTTCAACTGGAGTTCACCATGCTGGGGTGTTAGAAGGCTGGTTTGGTGAACACTGGTGGAACGGGCGCACCTTCGTGCTGCTCGTCGCAACCATTTTCGTGTTTGCTCCATTGGCATCGTTGAAGCGAATAG ATTCGTTGAGATACACATCCGCTTTAGCAGTTGCGCTGGCGattgtttttcttgttattaCTGCAGGAATTGTAGTTACTAAACTCTTTTACGGAGGTATTTCCATGCCCAGGCTCCTCCCTAACGTGTCGGATATTGCATCTGTGTGGAATCTCTTCACAGTTGTTCCTGTCCTTGTAACGGCCTTCATCTGCCACTTCAACG TGCATACTATCGACAATGAGCTCGGAGACACTTCCTTGATTCAACCAATTGTAAAGACATCATTGGCTTTGTGCTCTACTGTCTACATTCTGACCAGCTTTTTCGGTTTCCTCCTATTCGGGGACTCAACTCTTGACGATGTGCTAGCCAATTTCGACACCAACCTTGGCATCCCTTACAGCTTTTTGCTCAATGATATCGTTCGCATCAGCTATGCCCTCCACCTCATGCTTGTTTTTCCCGTTATTTTCCATCCACTGCGACTCAACTTGGATGACCTCCTCTTTCCTTCGTCTAGGCCTCTGGTTTCCGACAATTGTAGGTTTACATTAAGCACCATCGGACTAATTTCTCTCGTCTTCTTGGGCGCAAATTTTATTCCCAGCATCTGGGATGTTTTCCAGTTCTCTGGAGCGACCGCTACAGTCTGCATCGGATTCATCTTTCCTGCTGCCATCGCTCTAAG GGACAAACATGGCATTGCAACAACGAAGGACAAGGTCTTATCCGTTTTCATGATCTGTCTTGCTGTGTTTGCGAATCTGATAGCGATATACAGCAATGCTACTGCCTTGTTCAAAGAGAAGGTGTGA
- the LOC126608496 gene encoding transcription factor bHLH49-like isoform X2 — translation MDMGEQDKFELENRNDDPMNFSPGITPDWRFGGSNLTNTSTGLVATGNSMAVSKGDLVGSSSRPSASMAESFNPTLWDHPTSAQDLGFCDMNVQTSASTSDSLGIRKGIPASLRSGIDRALDMCWNPPNSMLKGGMFLPNGPGVLPQSLSQFPADSAFIERAARFSCFNGGNFSDMVNPFGVPESMSMYSKGGGLMPWTQELVAGNGSKGVPGVHSQRNELNGDVSLPMEQGTTEGSPLKNEKKSESLAKSHDEARHAIGGSGNESDEADSSGGGGAGQEEPSMLEGAKPSSKGFKKRKRSSRQANELDQANAQQPGESAMDITEFQDKGEQQPASTPNKTTGKQGKQGSQASDPPKEEYIHVRARRGQATNSHSLAERVRREKISERMKFLQDLVPGCSKVTGKAVMLDEIINYVQSLQRQVEFLSMKLATVNPRLDFNIEGLLAKDILQSRIGPSSTLGFSPDMPMVYPQLHPSQPGLIQAGLPGTGSSSDLLRSAMGSQMTQMTGGFKEPSQLSESLCYESYD, via the exons ATGGATATGGGTGAGCAAGATAAATTTGAATTAGAGAATAGGAATGATGATCCTATGAATTTTTCTCCTGGGATTACACCAGACTGGAGATTTGGTGGCTCCAATCTCACAAATACATCCACGGGGTTAGTTGCCACTGGAAATTCTATGGCAGTTAGTAAGGGGGATCTAGTTGGTTCTTCTTCTCGGCCCTCGGCTTCAATGGCGGAATCGTTTAACCCGACACTTTGGGATCACCCAACCAGTGCACAAGACCTGGGGTTTTGTGACATGAACGTTCAGACCAGTGCAAGCACTTCAGACTCATTGGGAATTAGGAAAGGCATTCCTGCCTCTTTGAGAAGTGGTATTGATAGAGCACTTGATATGTGCTGGAATCCACCGAATTCGATGTTGAAAGGGGGAATGTTCTTGCCAAATGGGCCTGGAGTGCTCCCACAGAGTTTGTCTCAGTTTCCAGCCGATTCTGCGTTCATTGAGCGTGCTGCGAGGTTCTCGTGCTTCAATGGCGGGAATTTTAGTGATATGGTCAACCCTTTTGGTGTCCCTGAATCCATGAGTATGTATTCTAAGGGTGGGGGATTGATGCCGTGGACACAAGAACTTGTAGCCGGTAATGGGTCGAAAGGAGTTCCCGGCGTCCATTCTCAAAGGAATGAGCTAAATGGGGATGTTTCTTTGCCTATGGAGCAAGGGACTACTGAAGGGAGCCCACTGAAGAATGAGAAGAAAAGTGAGAGCCTTGCGAAATCTCATGATGAAGCAAGACACGCTATTGGCGGGTCTGGTAACGAGTCCGATGAAGCTGATTCCAGCGGTGGTGGCGGTGCTGGTCAAGAAGAACCATCTATGCTGGAGGGTGCAAAACCATCTTCTAAGGGCtttaagaaaaggaaaaggagtAGTAGGCAG GCTAATGAGCTTGATCAAGCCAATGCACAACAACCCGGTGAATCGGCAATGGATATTACTGAATTTCAAGATAAGGGAGAGCAACAACCAGCTTCAACTCCCAACAAGACTACTGGAAAACAGGGGAAACAAGGGTCTCAAGCATCTGATCCACCGAAAGAAGAATATATTCATGTTAGAGCACGAAGAGGCCAGGCAACAAATAGTCATAGTCTTGCAGAAAGA GTCCGAAGGGAGAAAATCAGTGAGAGGATGAAGTTTCTTCAAGATCTTGTGCCTGGATGCAGCAAG GTAACTGGGAAGGCAGTGATGCTGGACGAAATCATTAACTACGTACAGTCATTGCAACGGCAGGTTGAG TTTTTGTCAATGAAGCTTGCTACGGTGAATCCGCGACTTGATTTTAACATTGAAGGCCTCCTTGCAAAAGAT ATCCTTCAGTCACGGATCGGACCTTCATCTACGTTGGGGTTTTCTCCGGATATGCCTATGGTTTATCCTCAACTACATCCATCTCAACCGGGACTTATCCAAGCTGGCCTTCCTGGGACGGGGAGCTCTTCTGATCTACTTCGGAGTGCCATGGGTTCCCAAATGACACAAATGAccggaggattcaaggagcctTCTCAG CTTTCAGAGTCTCTATGTTACGAATCTTACGACTGA
- the LOC126606501 gene encoding uncharacterized protein LOC126606501 produces MASFSIEEFVGDGVLKGLIPKLLDEGWDDVPTLKIMNTDDMDALNMTEPEKDALEIRSYLHDRALMQYGDRLESSGKCLSELLNLSTVQLSSQFGMKRGHIARFMDRTSAFADHLPKSHPTPAATGRMGLLSKNTSIQRSFQSVNSQKILSKLPTRTSSINGKSLEQSLASFKIRDGYIFKGIVAMEPAEPRACGCVQPDPVADKVAPYSTIENISVQKLTPEYKIGMEHLVKTKTPPMKASELWRNKPAVILCIRRPGCIMCRAEAHQLYAKKPIFDSLGVQLFAVLHEYMESEIKDFWPRYWGGVVLYDRGMEFFKALGGGKLLKEKFLSGFIFNPRARANYKRAKAMGIQQNFKGEGEIKGGLFVVGGGRSGIAYQFIERNFGDWAPPAEVIEICAQLKNQQEAQEDSCKRSQQSE; encoded by the exons ATGGCTTCTTTTTCGATAGAGGAGTTTGTTGGGGACGGGGTTCTGAAAGGACTGATTCCAAAGCTGTTAGATGAAGGCTGGGATGATGTACCGACCTTGAAAATCATGAATACAGATGATATGGATGCATTAAACATGACAGAACCGGAGAAG GATGCATTGGAAATCAGGTCTTACCTGCACGACCGAGCTTTGATGCAATACGGAGATAGGCTCGAGTCCAGTGGGAAATGTCTGTCTGAGCTCCTTAACTTAAGCACTGTACAGCTTTCTTCTCAGTTTGGCATGAAGCGAGGCCATATTGCCCGTTTCATGGACAGAACCAGTGCTTTTGCGGATCACCTACCAAAGTCTCATCCTACCCCTGCTGCAACAGGAAGAATGGGCTTACTATCGAAAAATACTAGCATTCAAAGGAGTTTTCAATCTGTAAATTCTCAAAAGATCCTGAGTAAATTACCAACAAGAACTAGTTCAATTAACGGAAAATCTCTAGAACAATCACTGGCAAGTTTCAAGATCAGGGATGGATACATCTTCAAAGGGATCGTTGCCATGGAGCCAGCTGAACCTAGAGCATGTGGTTGTGTACAACCTGATCCTGTAGCTGACAAAGTTGCTCCATACTCTACCATCGAAAACATCTCGGTTCAGAAGTTGACACCAGAGTATAAGATTGGAATGGAGcatttggtgaaaaccaaaacaCCTCCGATGAAGGCTTCAGAACTGTGGAGAAACAAACCAGCAGTGATTCTCTGCATTCGACGTCCTGG GTGCATCATGTGTAGAGCTGAAGCTCACCAGCTATATGCCAAAAAACCGATATTTGATTCACTAGGGGTTCAACTATTTGCTGTTCTTCATGAGTATATGGAGTCAGAG ATAAAAGACTTCTGGCCTCGATATTGGGGTGGTGTTGTATTGTATGATCGCGGAATGGAATTCTTCAAAGCACTTGGTGGAGGGAAACTGCTCAAGGAAAAATTCCTGTCAGGTTTTATTTTCAACCCTCGAGCTAGAGCAAATTACAAGCGTGCAAAAGCTATGGGGATACAGCAAAACTTCAAAGGAGAAGGTGAAATTAAGGGGGGGCTTTTTGTAGTTGGCGGTGGAAGGAGTGGCATTGCATACCAGTTTATTGAGAGGAACTTTGGTGATTGGGCACCTCCAGCTGAAGTCATTGAGATCTGTGCCCAGTTGAAG AACCAACAAGAAGCTCAAGAGGACTCCTGTAAGAGATCACAGCAATCTGAATGA